A part of Actinoallomurus bryophytorum genomic DNA contains:
- a CDS encoding trehalose-6-phosphate synthase, translating into MSKRVFLASKRAVVSYAPEPDTGQLRAWLAPGGTGNVVAEQAGYLDVAWIVSADSDDDHRAALENPDGMRIELPSGRGVRLHQLRHDRETFRVVQNFLTAELMWAGNNYGWDRWTQPSFGAETRAAWERFGEFTEDFAAEMLRRSEGEPDPVFLVHDYQLVCVPARLRAQRPNAPILLFVHIPWPSADYWRILPRAIRTGVIEGMLAADTIGFFAARWTTNFLACVADLLPGAEVDVVAGTVRRDGHVTRVRTQPLGYSPETLHRRDARLPEGIAEWAGDRPLVVHSGRTDPIKNGERAVRAFVLAVQGDERLREARMLVRMNPNRLYVEANAAYRRRVESAVAEANAELGPDTVRTHCDNEVGHTFGCFERADLLVFNSTVDGQNLSVFEAPLVNERGADVVLSEMAGAAEILGPVCRTVNPYDLLEQAEAIAAGLLAAPAERAESARARREAARPWTLESWVTAQLASLEVG; encoded by the coding sequence GTGAGCAAGCGCGTCTTCCTCGCCAGCAAGCGCGCCGTGGTCAGCTACGCGCCCGAGCCGGATACGGGACAGCTGCGCGCGTGGCTGGCCCCCGGCGGCACCGGCAACGTGGTCGCCGAGCAGGCCGGATACCTGGACGTGGCGTGGATCGTCAGCGCGGACAGCGACGACGACCACCGCGCGGCCCTGGAGAATCCGGACGGCATGCGGATCGAGCTGCCCTCGGGGCGCGGAGTGCGGCTCCACCAGCTGCGCCACGACCGCGAGACGTTCCGCGTCGTGCAGAACTTCCTGACCGCCGAGCTCATGTGGGCCGGGAACAACTACGGCTGGGACCGCTGGACACAGCCGTCCTTCGGTGCGGAGACCCGTGCGGCGTGGGAGCGGTTCGGTGAGTTCACCGAGGACTTCGCCGCCGAGATGCTGCGGCGCTCCGAGGGCGAGCCCGACCCGGTCTTCCTGGTGCACGACTACCAGCTCGTCTGCGTGCCGGCGCGGTTGCGGGCCCAACGGCCCAACGCGCCGATCCTGCTGTTCGTGCACATCCCCTGGCCGTCGGCGGACTACTGGCGCATCCTGCCGCGCGCGATCCGTACGGGCGTGATCGAGGGCATGCTCGCCGCCGACACGATCGGATTCTTCGCCGCCCGCTGGACCACGAACTTCCTGGCGTGCGTGGCCGACCTGCTGCCCGGCGCCGAGGTCGACGTCGTGGCCGGCACGGTACGGCGCGACGGCCACGTGACGCGGGTGCGCACCCAGCCGCTCGGCTACAGCCCCGAGACGCTGCACCGCCGCGACGCACGGCTGCCCGAGGGCATCGCCGAGTGGGCCGGCGACCGGCCGCTCGTGGTGCACTCCGGGCGTACCGACCCGATCAAGAACGGGGAGCGTGCCGTACGGGCCTTCGTCCTCGCGGTCCAGGGCGACGAACGGCTGCGCGAGGCCCGGATGCTGGTGCGGATGAACCCCAACCGGCTCTACGTCGAGGCCAACGCGGCCTACCGGCGCCGGGTCGAGTCGGCGGTCGCCGAGGCCAACGCCGAACTGGGGCCGGACACCGTGCGCACGCACTGCGACAACGAGGTCGGGCACACGTTCGGCTGTTTCGAACGCGCCGACCTGCTGGTGTTCAACTCCACGGTGGACGGCCAGAATCTCAGCGTCTTCGAGGCACCGCTGGTGAACGAGCGCGGCGCAGACGTGGTGCTGTCGGAGATGGCAGGCGCGGCCGAGATCCTCGGCCCGGTGTGCCGTACGGTCAACCCCTACGACCTCCTCGAACAGGCCGAGGCGATCGCCGCCGGGCTGCTGGCCGCCCCTGCGGAGCGCGCCGAGTCGGCCCGCGCACGGCGCGAGGCCGCGCGGCCGTGGACGCTGGAGTCCTGGGTCACCGCGCAGCTCGCGAGCCTGGAAGTGGGCTGA
- a CDS encoding SDR family oxidoreductase, translated as MLTMVVGSGYLGGRIGARMTALGGRAVLCSRRRPATRSPAGTEWRELDVRDPRSCANAVRSVGPDAVVVVHGPSDITWCERHAEETMAVHGTGAANLAAAAAGLPILLVSTDNVFAGSRHSYGESDEVAPANAYGRAKLAGERTLLETGTALVLRVSLVYGWDPDGHRPNYFTTCVRGLRDGRPVDAPVDHWNTPVLVDDVAAWSGALLRAGRTGVLHLGGPDRLSRHEWAGRIAKGLGLGDGPLRAVSKAGTAYACRPDNACLHSERAGSLPELDGLRPVDVDEGTRRLATAALPAAPRSLEDRQ; from the coding sequence ATGCTGACGATGGTGGTCGGCAGCGGCTACCTCGGCGGCCGTATCGGCGCCCGGATGACCGCGCTCGGCGGCCGGGCGGTGCTCTGCTCCCGGCGGCGGCCGGCCACCCGCTCCCCGGCCGGCACCGAATGGCGGGAGCTGGACGTCCGCGACCCCCGGTCGTGCGCGAACGCGGTCCGTAGCGTCGGGCCGGACGCCGTGGTGGTCGTGCACGGGCCCTCCGACATCACCTGGTGTGAGCGGCACGCCGAGGAGACGATGGCGGTGCACGGCACCGGGGCCGCGAACCTCGCGGCGGCCGCCGCCGGGCTGCCCATCCTGCTGGTCTCGACGGACAACGTCTTCGCCGGATCCCGGCACAGCTACGGCGAGTCCGACGAGGTCGCACCGGCCAACGCGTACGGCCGGGCGAAACTGGCGGGCGAGCGGACCCTGCTCGAGACCGGCACGGCGCTGGTGCTGCGGGTCAGCCTCGTCTACGGCTGGGATCCCGACGGGCACCGGCCCAACTACTTCACCACCTGCGTGCGCGGGCTGCGCGACGGGCGGCCGGTCGACGCACCCGTCGACCACTGGAACACCCCCGTTCTGGTGGACGACGTCGCCGCCTGGTCCGGCGCGCTGCTGCGAGCCGGGCGGACGGGCGTGCTCCACCTGGGCGGGCCCGACCGCCTGTCCCGGCACGAGTGGGCCGGCCGCATCGCCAAGGGACTCGGGCTGGGCGACGGTCCCCTCCGCGCCGTCTCCAAGGCGGGCACGGCCTACGCCTGCCGCCCCGACAACGCCTGCCTGCACAGCGAGCGGGCGGGGAGTCTCCCCGAACTCGACGGACTGCGCCCGGTGGACGTCGACGAGGGCACCCGCCGCCTGGCGACCGCGGCACTTCCGGCCGCCCCCCGATCTTTGGAGGATCGACAGTGA
- a CDS encoding alcohol dehydrogenase catalytic domain-containing protein, translated as MTPETREAAAMCVELTPAGPRLSHAPPRRPDTSDAVLVSPSLVGICRSDLKEIGGRRPGPSQFGHELVGVVTRSSTPMLPAGSRVCLDPNVPLRRGTGFARRMWAGGEAGALVRALPPAPDGIGERRLVFAEPLACAAHCLTMTRRHRGSPDLRGVSVCVLGAGIAGVLIARLAETAGARALIVNRDTDRLDFLAARRLLPGSGGARLSSAPGGHDVVVVATSFVLPPLLERALSLVRRDGLVMLYGGTAAGDRLPGLDCDLDRVRRAEQVRSTSWRDSPVLVGGSYGTTRDDFEHALRTLSGAPDGLGVERLITEEVSLPELPATLHRLTTERSFGKVLMRP; from the coding sequence TTGACCCCGGAGACGCGGGAGGCGGCGGCGATGTGCGTCGAGCTGACGCCGGCGGGGCCGCGGCTGTCCCACGCACCGCCCCGGCGCCCGGACACCTCCGACGCCGTACTGGTGTCGCCGTCGCTGGTGGGGATCTGCCGCTCGGACCTGAAGGAGATCGGGGGACGGCGGCCGGGGCCCAGCCAGTTCGGTCACGAGCTGGTCGGCGTGGTGACGAGGAGTTCGACGCCGATGCTGCCGGCCGGCTCGCGCGTCTGCCTCGACCCGAACGTGCCGCTGCGCCGTGGCACCGGTTTCGCCCGCCGCATGTGGGCGGGCGGCGAGGCCGGCGCGCTGGTCCGCGCCCTGCCACCGGCCCCGGACGGGATCGGCGAGCGGCGCCTGGTCTTCGCCGAACCCCTCGCGTGCGCCGCGCACTGCCTGACCATGACCCGGCGGCACCGGGGCTCACCGGACCTGCGCGGCGTCTCGGTGTGCGTGCTGGGTGCCGGGATCGCGGGCGTGCTGATCGCCCGGCTGGCCGAGACGGCCGGCGCCCGCGCACTCATCGTGAACCGCGACACCGACCGCCTGGACTTCCTCGCCGCCCGGCGCCTGCTGCCGGGATCCGGCGGCGCACGGCTGTCGTCGGCGCCCGGCGGCCACGACGTCGTGGTCGTGGCGACCAGCTTCGTGCTGCCGCCGCTGCTCGAACGCGCGCTGAGCCTCGTACGCCGCGACGGGCTGGTCATGCTGTACGGCGGGACCGCGGCCGGGGACCGGCTGCCCGGCCTCGACTGCGACCTGGACCGGGTACGGCGGGCCGAGCAGGTGAGGTCCACCTCGTGGCGGGACTCACCGGTGCTGGTCGGCGGCAGTTACGGGACCACGCGCGATGACTTCGAACACGCGCTGCGCACCCTGTCCGGCGCGCCGGACGGACTGGGCGTCGAGCGGCTGATCACCGAGGAGGTGTCGCTGCCCGAACTGCCCGCCACCCTGCACCGCCTGACGACCGAGCGCTCCTTCGGGAAGGTGCTGATGCGCCCTTAG
- the aroB gene encoding 3-dehydroquinate synthase, giving the protein MAEESYVVRDRIPLSVTSSAIEVSLERQDTYRIHVVPDMSAATEVLLAELDGRCAAVITERTVAGLPAYGITETLRERGLLLGSMVVDAGEQSKSMDTAYRLIDWLAQLGLARRDVIVALGGGMIMDTVGWVASAFMRGVPYVNVPTTLLAQVDAGIGGKVAVDHNAAKNLVGAFYQPRAVISCLEFLQTLDVRQARAGLAEALKKAIIASPELFEYIEQHTDELVHCHSSAVGPLVRAASAIKTELVGRDPYEVDLRRPLNFGHTVGHAVETTTGYGPVLHGEAVAVGMAIAVDISRARGLLDPGLARRIVRLITDLGLPVRLDRLRSVPAVDDVLAAMSKIREIRDGSLRFVLPVELGTTLIADDVTEDEVRAALLRNVADDVPVGGR; this is encoded by the coding sequence ATGGCCGAGGAAAGCTATGTCGTTCGCGATCGGATCCCGTTGTCAGTGACCTCGTCGGCCATCGAGGTCAGCCTCGAACGACAGGACACCTATCGCATCCACGTGGTGCCGGATATGTCGGCGGCGACCGAGGTGCTGCTCGCCGAGCTGGACGGGCGGTGCGCCGCCGTGATCACCGAGCGGACCGTCGCCGGACTGCCGGCGTACGGGATCACCGAGACGCTCCGCGAACGCGGGCTGCTGCTGGGCAGCATGGTCGTCGACGCAGGTGAACAGAGCAAGAGCATGGACACCGCCTACCGGCTCATCGACTGGCTGGCCCAGCTCGGCCTGGCGCGCCGCGACGTGATCGTGGCGCTCGGCGGCGGAATGATCATGGATACGGTCGGCTGGGTCGCCAGCGCCTTCATGCGCGGCGTGCCCTACGTCAACGTCCCCACGACCCTGCTCGCGCAGGTCGACGCCGGCATCGGCGGAAAAGTGGCGGTCGACCACAATGCCGCCAAGAACCTCGTCGGCGCGTTCTACCAGCCACGGGCCGTAATTTCGTGCCTGGAGTTCCTTCAGACCCTCGACGTTCGGCAGGCGCGTGCCGGTCTCGCCGAGGCATTGAAAAAAGCGATAATAGCCTCTCCTGAACTCTTCGAATATATCGAGCAGCACACCGACGAACTCGTCCACTGCCATTCGTCGGCGGTCGGGCCGCTCGTGCGCGCGGCCAGTGCGATCAAGACCGAACTCGTCGGCCGCGACCCCTATGAGGTGGACCTGCGCCGTCCGCTGAACTTCGGCCACACCGTCGGCCACGCCGTCGAGACGACCACCGGGTACGGCCCCGTGCTGCACGGCGAGGCCGTCGCCGTCGGCATGGCCATCGCGGTGGACATCTCTCGCGCACGCGGCCTGCTCGATCCCGGCCTGGCGCGGCGGATCGTCCGGTTGATCACCGACCTGGGCCTGCCGGTACGCCTGGATCGGCTACGTTCCGTACCCGCGGTGGATGACGTGCTGGCCGCGATGTCCAAGATCCGGGAGATACGGGACGGCAGTCTCCGCTTCGTGCTCCCGGTCGAGCTCGGCACGACACTGATCGCCGATGACGTCACCGAGGACGAGGTGCGGGCCGCGCTCCTGCGCAACGTCGCCGATGACGTCCCGGTGGGCGGCCGATGA
- a CDS encoding aspartate aminotransferase family protein, with protein MEATDARAFAYYELGDAELVHGEGVRVWDTEGREYLDCVSGTFNLVLGHNHPAVIGAVRDQLDDLVFASSSFRTTATDRVMELLVEMSPPALTRVNLRSSGGSTANEGAIKIAQWLTGKRDVIVPFRGHVGQSIAATSYNGTSRMREPFPYHLPGAVHVPEPYCFRCFYRQTPDTCGMWCVDRIEDFIAYASSGSVAAMIIEPISGVGGNVVPPPGYLQRLKEFCEEREIILIFDENQTGLGRTGRLFAADHFGVTPHVMTLSKGLTGSGFPLAAILTEERLVGMPRSMHGFTYGGHTLSAAAAVATLNEVRRPEFLAGVRATGDVLLRRLRALRAGFPCVGDVRGVGLMLGVELVEPDGSRSNRLATALNNALAGLRVLTRVSEHGQGNVIELRPPLVLSIEDANLVADRFGEALETL; from the coding sequence ATGGAGGCGACGGACGCACGGGCCTTCGCGTACTACGAGCTCGGCGACGCGGAGCTGGTGCACGGCGAGGGGGTGCGGGTCTGGGACACCGAGGGCCGGGAGTACCTCGATTGCGTGTCCGGCACGTTCAACCTCGTGCTCGGCCACAACCACCCCGCCGTGATCGGGGCGGTCCGCGACCAGCTCGACGACCTGGTGTTCGCCAGCTCCTCGTTCCGCACGACGGCCACGGACCGGGTGATGGAGTTGCTCGTCGAGATGAGCCCGCCCGCACTCACACGGGTGAACCTGCGCAGCTCGGGCGGCTCGACCGCCAACGAGGGCGCCATCAAGATCGCCCAGTGGCTCACGGGCAAGCGGGACGTCATCGTGCCCTTCCGCGGTCATGTCGGCCAGAGCATCGCCGCCACCAGCTACAACGGCACGTCCCGCATGCGCGAGCCGTTCCCGTACCACCTGCCCGGCGCCGTGCACGTGCCCGAGCCGTACTGCTTCCGCTGCTTCTACCGGCAGACCCCGGACACGTGCGGGATGTGGTGCGTCGACCGCATCGAGGACTTCATCGCCTACGCCAGCTCCGGCAGCGTGGCGGCCATGATCATCGAACCGATCAGCGGCGTGGGCGGCAACGTCGTGCCGCCCCCGGGCTACCTCCAGCGGCTCAAGGAGTTCTGCGAGGAGCGCGAGATCATCCTGATCTTCGACGAGAACCAGACCGGGCTGGGCCGTACCGGCCGGCTGTTCGCCGCCGACCACTTCGGCGTGACGCCGCACGTCATGACGCTGTCCAAGGGGCTGACCGGGAGCGGTTTCCCGCTCGCGGCGATCCTCACCGAGGAGCGGCTGGTCGGCATGCCGCGCTCGATGCACGGCTTCACCTACGGCGGCCACACCCTGTCGGCGGCGGCCGCGGTCGCGACGCTCAATGAGGTACGCCGTCCGGAGTTCCTCGCCGGGGTGCGCGCGACCGGCGACGTGCTGCTGCGGCGGCTGCGCGCGCTGCGGGCCGGCTTCCCGTGCGTGGGCGACGTACGCGGTGTCGGGCTGATGCTGGGGGTCGAGCTGGTCGAGCCGGACGGCTCCCGCTCGAACCGGCTGGCGACCGCACTCAACAACGCCCTTGCGGGTCTGCGGGTGCTCACCCGGGTGTCCGAGCACGGTCAGGGCAACGTGATCGAGCTGCGCCCGCCGCTGGTCCTGTCCATCGAGGACGCGAACCTGGTCGCGGACCGGTTCGGCGAGGCGCTGGAGACGCTTTGA
- a CDS encoding TIM barrel protein, producing the protein MIPLWAVDAGGSTTTVIAAGSTARKTYGSVNPASVGTGPATRTLRAVFGDVAAALGGRPGAGWVATAAVDLTGDDGEAARLRDLALAAGVRGRLLVSNDSVPWLAAPPLAGRGVVVVCGTGSGFVAAGDGGEVCRVGGCEYLGSDEGSAFDLGLAGLRAAVRAGDGRGPATAIGARLTSLAAGRSPAELARELAAEAFPKAAVAALAPVVCDAWLDGDGPAAELVSAAVGELVLGVRAASDRAGLTGDWSVAAGGGVLRGCPPLFAELERRLGAELSVTEVVAVDEPVATVHAALESRVHDGEVRAPSAAWLLDLDPPPVRSRPPVRHRADDRQVAVGLCLAAWGGSGLPAALEYAAQVGADAVDLPTDTTSGLVDLTRWAREADYRADLRAAAGDVAVDCVSNSRDTQLLLGPHGPHTDPVLGGPAAAKRDHALRCALDTVRLAADLGAPCVRLMFGVPDVARWLSWWHSSVSWADNIAAWCEEARPVLSLAAEHGVTLLVEPHPKQVVYDRASARQLLDAVAGTSTSASVRLCVDPANLAATGHDPVDAVRGWGDGLGAAHAKDLQRWNAPQPPSGAGWSRYGPGPPIRFRALGAGELPWPAIVSALLDEDFHGVLYVEHEDALLPREQSVAASVRLLRELLPQGDPQGRTW; encoded by the coding sequence ATGATCCCACTGTGGGCGGTGGACGCGGGCGGCAGCACGACGACCGTGATCGCGGCCGGCTCCACCGCCCGCAAGACCTACGGCTCGGTCAACCCCGCCTCGGTCGGCACCGGCCCGGCGACGCGCACCCTGCGCGCCGTCTTCGGCGACGTCGCCGCCGCGCTAGGCGGACGGCCGGGCGCGGGATGGGTCGCCACCGCCGCCGTCGACCTCACCGGCGACGACGGAGAGGCGGCCCGCTTACGCGACCTGGCGCTCGCCGCGGGCGTACGCGGACGGCTGCTCGTCTCCAACGACTCCGTGCCGTGGCTGGCCGCCCCGCCGCTCGCGGGCCGCGGCGTGGTGGTCGTCTGCGGCACCGGTTCGGGGTTCGTCGCGGCCGGCGACGGGGGCGAGGTGTGCCGGGTGGGGGGTTGTGAATACCTCGGCAGCGACGAGGGCAGCGCCTTCGACCTGGGGCTGGCCGGGTTGCGCGCCGCGGTCCGTGCCGGGGACGGCCGGGGACCGGCGACCGCGATCGGCGCACGCCTGACCTCTCTCGCCGCGGGCCGGTCCCCGGCGGAGCTGGCGCGTGAGCTGGCCGCGGAGGCGTTCCCCAAGGCCGCGGTGGCCGCGCTGGCGCCGGTGGTCTGCGATGCCTGGCTCGATGGCGACGGCCCGGCGGCGGAGCTGGTGTCGGCGGCGGTCGGCGAGCTCGTACTGGGCGTGCGCGCCGCGAGCGACCGGGCCGGGCTCACCGGAGACTGGTCGGTCGCCGCCGGGGGCGGTGTGCTGCGCGGCTGCCCGCCGCTGTTCGCCGAGCTCGAACGGCGGCTAGGCGCCGAACTGTCCGTCACCGAGGTGGTCGCGGTGGACGAACCGGTGGCGACCGTGCACGCGGCGCTCGAGAGCCGCGTGCACGACGGAGAGGTACGGGCGCCGAGTGCCGCGTGGCTGCTCGACCTGGATCCGCCGCCGGTCCGGTCACGGCCCCCCGTGCGGCACCGCGCGGACGACCGGCAGGTGGCGGTCGGGCTCTGCCTGGCGGCCTGGGGCGGCTCGGGGCTGCCGGCCGCTCTCGAGTACGCCGCACAGGTCGGGGCCGACGCGGTCGACCTGCCCACCGACACCACCTCGGGCCTGGTGGACCTGACGCGCTGGGCGCGGGAGGCGGACTACCGCGCGGACCTGCGCGCGGCGGCCGGGGACGTCGCGGTGGACTGCGTGAGCAACAGCAGGGACACCCAGCTGCTGCTCGGCCCGCACGGTCCGCACACCGATCCGGTGCTCGGCGGCCCGGCGGCGGCCAAGCGCGACCACGCGCTGCGCTGTGCGCTGGACACGGTGCGGCTGGCCGCCGACCTGGGCGCCCCGTGCGTACGGCTGATGTTCGGCGTGCCGGACGTGGCGCGCTGGCTCTCGTGGTGGCACAGCTCGGTGAGCTGGGCGGACAACATCGCCGCGTGGTGTGAGGAGGCGCGGCCGGTGCTGTCCCTGGCCGCCGAGCACGGCGTGACGCTGCTGGTCGAGCCGCACCCCAAGCAGGTGGTCTACGACCGGGCCAGCGCCCGGCAACTGCTCGACGCGGTGGCGGGCACGTCCACGTCCGCCTCGGTCCGGTTGTGCGTGGACCCGGCCAACCTCGCCGCCACCGGGCACGATCCGGTGGACGCGGTACGCGGCTGGGGCGACGGCCTGGGCGCGGCGCACGCCAAGGACCTGCAGCGCTGGAACGCCCCGCAACCACCGTCCGGCGCCGGCTGGTCACGGTACGGTCCCGGGCCGCCGATCCGGTTCCGTGCCCTGGGCGCCGGCGAGCTTCCGTGGCCGGCGATCGTCTCGGCACTGCTCGACGAGGACTTCCACGGCGTGCTCTACGTCGAGCACGAGGACGCGCTGCTGCCGCGGGAGCAGAGCGTGGCCGCCTCCGTACGGCTCCTGCGCGAGCTTCTGCCGCAGGGCGACCCGCAAGGACGTACCTGGTGA